TAAAAATCCATAATGGGCTGGGCGCAGTGGTGTCCGGTACGAACGGCAATCCCCAATTTATCTAAAATAGTGCCTATGTCATACGGATGTATTCCTTCGATATTAAAGGAAATGACAGATGTCTTATTTTCTGATGTTCCATAGATTTTTAGGCCTTCAATGGTCAGCAATTGCTCCGTAGCATACTGAAGCAATTCTTCCTCATAGGCAGCAATGGCATTGAATCCAATACCATTCATGTAGTCCAAAGCAGCACCAAAGGCTATTCCTCCGCATATATTGGGAGTTCCTGCTTCAAATTTATGAGGTAAATCGGCATACGTAGTTTTTTCAAAAGTTACCTCGGCAATCATTTCCCCTCCTCCTTGGTATGGTGGTAACTTTTTAAGCCATTCTTCTTTTCCATAAAGCATTCCAACGCCTGTAGGGCCACAAACTTTGTGCGCGGACACCGTATAAAAGTCCACATCCAAAGCCTGCACGTCCGCTTTTATGTGAGGAGCGGCCTGAGCTCCATCTATCAAAACCGCTGCTCCAACATTGTGGGCCGCACTAATAATTTCCGTTATTGGGTTAATGGTTCCCAACGCATTGGAAATATGATTACAGAAAACAAGTTTGGTCTTATTTGAAAGTAACATATGAAATTCTTCCATGACCAATTCACCGTTTTGGTTCATCGGAATCACTTTTAAAACTCCTCCCGTACGTTCACAGAGCATTTGCCACGGAACTATATTGGAATGGTGCTCCATTGCGGAGACCAAGACCTCGTCACCTGCCATTATAAATGAAGTAAATCCGTTCGCAACCAGATTAATACTATGTGTCGTTCCCGAGGTCAATATTACCTCGTGCGATTTGGCAATATTAAAATGCTCTTGGATTTTGAGTCGTGCCGCTTCATAGGCATCCGTGGCTTCTTGGGAAAGCGAGTGTACTCCTCTGTGAATATTGGCATTGTACTTTTGATAATATTCCACAATAACATCAATCACCTGTTGTGGTGTTTGCGATGTTGCTGCATTGTCCAAATACACTAAGGGTTTCCCGTTGACTTCTCTATTCAGGATAGGGAAATCTTCTCTTACTTTTTTTATGTCGAGCATAGCAATCAAAATAGATTGCAAAGATACTTACAATAGGGGAATACTGTTATAAGGCCCAAGGTAATTCCCCGGGCCAGTTGATTGAAATATACTAGAAACGGAAGCCTGCGCCGAACTTTAAAAACCCTAAGTCTTGCTCGATATCAGATAAGCCGGGGTTCTCGATGTTATACTGAATATAATCATACTGTGCCTGTATGAAAAAGCGCTTTGTAATATCGTATGATAGTCCTAAGTTGATATTTATTCCTCCATCCGTAGATGTTTCTGAACTTCCCTCTTCCAATCCAGGAAAGTCACCGTCAAACTTGGATGTTATTGCGGTATAACCCAATCCAATGGACGGTCTGAGCTTTTCCAAGGCAGGAATCTTGAACTCCATAAAAACCTTAGGTTGAATCACCCAATTTGTTTCATCAAAATCAAAAGTTTCACCATCAGCGAATGTGCGTAAATCATCACGAAAAACCCCTGCATTTATACCTGCTCCAAGTCGAGCAAAACCGATTTCCAGAAATCTGTATTTTAGCCCTAGGTCAATAATTGCCGGATTGTCATTGCCCAAGTCATCGCCAATAGAAGTAGGATAATTGGCTTCAACACTCCATTTTTTCTCTTGTGCGGTCAATGAAATTGTGGCAAGGAGCACTAATGAAAATAAAATTTTTCTTGTCATTTTTTGATTGTTTAAATTGATGTTATTCAAGCTAAACTACTTCAAAAAATTCCCTTAAATTCTAACTATTTTGTTAATGGTTCCTTATATCTTGTTAAAGATTGTAACTATAAAATCTACGAATAATTACAATTCAAAACCTACACGAACCCCTAGTTTATTGGCAATCAGTTTATTGATTCTAGTTTTCAGCTCGGGGATACGAACACTTTCTAAAACGTTATTGGCAAAAGCATACATTAACAATGCCGTGGCCTCTTTTTTGGGAATTCCACGAGACTGTAAATAGAATAATGCATCTTCATCCAACTGGCCAATGGTACAACCGTGAGAACACTTTACATCATCCGCAAATATTTCTAATTGTGGTTTTGTATTTATCGTTGCCCTATCACTGATCAAGATATTGTTGTTCTGTTGAAAAGCATTTGTTTTTTGGGCAATCTTGTCCACAATGATCTTCCCGTTAAAAACACCCGTAGAATTTTCTCCAAAAATACCCTTGTAATCTTGATGACTTTCACAATTGGGCTGTGCATGGTGCACCAAGGTATGGTGATCCACATGCTGCTTTTCTCCTAATATGGTTACGCCCTTTAAGACAGAATCCATACGTTCCCCATTTTGATAAAAATTGAGATTGTTACGTGTTAGTTTTCCGCCAAAGGAAAACGTATGTACGCGAACCACGCTATTATCTTTTTGGGAGATGTACGTATTGTCTACTAATGACGCTGTGTTTTCATCGTTCTGCACTTTGTAGTAATCCACAATAGCGTCTTTAGCCGCAAATATTTCCGTAACAGAATTGGTAAAGACCTCGTTACCTGTTAGACTTTGATGACGTTCTATAATCTGAACTTCGGCATTTTCCTCTACAATCACCAAATTCCTTGGTTGAAGCATTAAAGCTGCTTCGTTACCTGTTGCCAGATGAATAATCTGAATGGGCTTTTTTGGTGCTTTGCTCTTAGGGATATAGATATAAGCTCCTTCTTTGCTAAATGCAGTGTTCAAGGTCGTTAAAGACTCATCTTTTGAGGCTACTTTGTTGAAATATACATCTATGACCGCTTTGTACTGTGGCTTTGTCAGCGCCGCACTCATTAAGCATACATCTACGCCATCATGCGTGGTTTCGGACAAATAGGAACTGTACACCCCATCTATAAAAACTATCTTATAGGTGTCTATCTCATGAAGAAAATACTGTTTGATGTCCTTGTACTCCAATGTGTTCTCCTGCCTTGGAAAAATACTGAAATCCACCTTTTGGATAGCGTTCAAAGAAGTATATTTCCAAGCTTCCTCTTTTTTGGAGGGAAAGCCTTTAGCCTCAAAATTCTTAATTGCTTCGGAGCGAACTTCATGTACCGGGTGGTCTAGGTCAATGTTGTTCTCAAAAGCTATAAATGAAGAAAGTAATTTATCTTTTAAATCCATAGTATTCAGTTGACAGTTGACGGTTGAAAGTTAACAGTAGAGTACTGCTTACGGACCACCGCATTCTGAAATTAAACAATTGCTTCTTGTTTGATCCAGTCGTAACCTTTCTCTTCCAATTCCAATGCCAAATCCTTGTTACCGGATTTTACAATTTTACCATCGTGAAGCACATGCACATAATCGGGCACTATATACTCCAACAATCTTTGGTAATGGGTAATCACGATGATGGCATTTTCTTTTCCCCTGAGCTTGTTCACCCCATCGGCAACGATACGCAATGCATCAATATCCAAACCCGAATCGGTCTCATCCAAAATAGCCAATTTTGGTTCTAGCATAGCTAATTGAAATATTTCATTTCGCTTTTTCTCACCGCCTGAAAATCCTTCG
The nucleotide sequence above comes from Flagellimonas sp. HMM57. Encoded proteins:
- the sufD gene encoding Fe-S cluster assembly protein SufD, which encodes MDLKDKLLSSFIAFENNIDLDHPVHEVRSEAIKNFEAKGFPSKKEEAWKYTSLNAIQKVDFSIFPRQENTLEYKDIKQYFLHEIDTYKIVFIDGVYSSYLSETTHDGVDVCLMSAALTKPQYKAVIDVYFNKVASKDESLTTLNTAFSKEGAYIYIPKSKAPKKPIQIIHLATGNEAALMLQPRNLVIVEENAEVQIIERHQSLTGNEVFTNSVTEIFAAKDAIVDYYKVQNDENTASLVDNTYISQKDNSVVRVHTFSFGGKLTRNNLNFYQNGERMDSVLKGVTILGEKQHVDHHTLVHHAQPNCESHQDYKGIFGENSTGVFNGKIIVDKIAQKTNAFQQNNNILISDRATINTKPQLEIFADDVKCSHGCTIGQLDEDALFYLQSRGIPKKEATALLMYAFANNVLESVRIPELKTRINKLIANKLGVRVGFEL
- a CDS encoding aminotransferase class V-fold PLP-dependent enzyme, which encodes MLDIKKVREDFPILNREVNGKPLVYLDNAATSQTPQQVIDVIVEYYQKYNANIHRGVHSLSQEATDAYEAARLKIQEHFNIAKSHEVILTSGTTHSINLVANGFTSFIMAGDEVLVSAMEHHSNIVPWQMLCERTGGVLKVIPMNQNGELVMEEFHMLLSNKTKLVFCNHISNALGTINPITEIISAAHNVGAAVLIDGAQAAPHIKADVQALDVDFYTVSAHKVCGPTGVGMLYGKEEWLKKLPPYQGGGEMIAEVTFEKTTYADLPHKFEAGTPNICGGIAFGAALDYMNGIGFNAIAAYEEELLQYATEQLLTIEGLKIYGTSENKTSVISFNIEGIHPYDIGTILDKLGIAVRTGHHCAQPIMDFYQIPGTVRASFSFYNTKEEVDVLVEGVKRARNMLL
- a CDS encoding outer membrane beta-barrel protein is translated as MTRKILFSLVLLATISLTAQEKKWSVEANYPTSIGDDLGNDNPAIIDLGLKYRFLEIGFARLGAGINAGVFRDDLRTFADGETFDFDETNWVIQPKVFMEFKIPALEKLRPSIGLGYTAITSKFDGDFPGLEEGSSETSTDGGININLGLSYDITKRFFIQAQYDYIQYNIENPGLSDIEQDLGFLKFGAGFRF